In the Rhea pennata isolate bPtePen1 chromosome 4, bPtePen1.pri, whole genome shotgun sequence genome, cacctCTTTGATACAAATCTACTAGCTagtgatttttgatttttatcgTTCTCTTACGCAGCACAACCTGTACAGAAGGAATACATACAAATAGCACTTTCTCTGGGAAAAAAGGTTTGATTTGGTTACAGTCTCATGTTAAAGTTTACAGGCAGCAGATGCAGACACATGCTAGGAAGGTACTTTTCTCCGCTGTTATTCAGGAAACATGCAAAGTGCTTGTCTCACTGCATACACTCTGAAAAGAGAGTAGCCTAAAAATGCCACTTATCTCAAATAAAGCAGACACAGAAATCCAGTGCATTAGCCAGATGTCCTTTTAGCTAACCCTCTTGAACACTACTAAGAGATTGTACCAGTGGGTTATGTAGGTTCCCCCTGAactttatgcatttatttttgtttaagttCCAGTTTTGTAATTCCTGGAAATAAGAATGGCTACCATAAATAAAAACCTGCAAACTAAAAACTTAACTTGTATTTAGAAATAGCCTGAGAGGTCATTGCTGAAGTCATCATTCAATGACACTGTGAAGTCATTCTAATTCTTTGAAGTCATtgctaattttaaaagaacCAGAATGAGGTCAAAGAtggatgatttaaaaaattgcacCTTTAGGTCCTGAAAATAGTTGCTAGCATGTATATCTGGCAACAACAGAACATAAAACTCTACCTATTCTTCTGGGCCAACATTTTAGTCTGCATAGAAAACGACTCTTGACCATGTCCCCTTTACTCCTGTGTTATGGACAAAATCACACATGGCTTAACAGTTTCGCAAAAGGATTCAGTAGTCATTAGAACTAGAAGAGAAACCTTTCAAGAGTTTTCCAGCAGAAAGAGCCATTTGACAGTAAAAAGGTGGCACAGTAATTCATACTAGTATTGACAAAAACTTTCatataaatctttaaaaaagaaacaacacaaagaaaatactttcctatcagaaacattttgaaaacagaaatatctgagGTTTAATTCTCACGGTCCGGAGAGAGGCCAAAGCAATGTCCCAGAGTGTTGATGTGTTCACTACAGCTTTGGCAGGTGGCTTTCACATCCCTTTGTTCCTTTGTCCAACTAAGCAGCCTGAAGCAAGTTATTTGGTCTCATAAAGGGTATATTCTCTTCCTACAACACAGGTCAGACTATTCAATCTATTTTTGGGTTAAAACCAGAAAAGCCGGGGAggcatttttcttgcttttaaaagcaggtctaaatcatttattttcagaccTCAAATACCGATGTCTGGCAAACTTTTGTTAAGTTACTATTCTATAGACTTTTAGTGACTGAATAGAGTAGAGGATAACAATCTATAAGTGAAGCACTTTGCAAAAAGCTGGGTACAATCATGATCAGATACAGGGAAGGCCTTATAAAATTTCCCTTGGTTGGATGTTTTATGGTCCCAGATCTCACAAGATCATTCACCAACAAACTGCATTTGGCTACATTTGATTACTGATTGTATTCATTATTGATTATATTCATTATTGTTGTAGATCTTAAccttagatttatttatttttataacattagTTTGAAGAAAGTCAGGgataaatgaaaattgaaaacatTCCTACTGCAAAGGTATGGAATTAGACTAATACAAACCTAAAGAAAAGGGAGTAGGTCTCCCTTCAAACTTGTACCCTTTTAAATTGTATCGAGAAACTTTCaataatgaaaaagtgaaattctgaaaaagataTCGTTCCCTTTTTATCTTActtctgaaagcatttaaaaaggaCCAGGCCTTTAATAGGATATcactgaaagcagcagatgCTTAGCTTTTTATAATGGTTCACAGCATCCTGCAGTTTTAGATCAGAGGTACATCAAATCCCAGTCTTTtccataaaaatgaaactattcttttaaattaataggCTGTACTTAACATACTGAAAGGTTTAGTCTTCAGGCAGCATTGAGCTAATCCTAGCACACAGCACTTCCAGAGCTCTAGCACATCCTTAGAAGCAAGTTTACTACTTAAAGAGACTATTTACAACTGTTATAAACTGCTCCCCAGTGTCGGAATTACATACACATTCCCAAGTGCCATTTAAATGCTAATTTAAAAGATGCGTTTTCATCTCATTCAATCTAAAGGATTACTGGAAAAGACACGATTGTACTTAATAAAGAAGCTGCTGCCATatttggaagacagaaaaaagtacCATCAAGAGTTTGCCTCATCCACTTCGTTTCATGGAGTGCATAATATTGTCCAAACGCAGAGCAAGACACGCAAAGTGCTGTGGCTGTTAGTAGTCATGGGCTCCCTTGCCATTGTCATCTGGCAAATCTGCAATCGTTTCATCTATTACTTCAGCTGGCCAACCACAACATCAGTTAATGTTCAGTATGTGGAAAATGTTGAATTTCCCGCTGTGACTTTTTGCAACCTGAACAGGTAATAGCTACTTTTGTTGTTCACTTTTGAGAGGCAACAAGTCTTTACCTGACAACTATAAAATAGTTAGAGTCCACCTCCGCTTTAAACAAATcacacaaaacaagaaaacgTGGCTTTAAGGGGTGTGTGTTCCACACAGCTGTGCAAGAGATTTAACAGGAGAATCAGGGGAGAGCAGTTGATTCTAATCTTCCCCCTCCTTCAGATAAACAATTGCACTGTAGATCTGTAAGTGAGACTAAGTCACTACTTTTCAAAGAGTAAGTTGGAGCAGAAAAGCCTCTCTGCTGTTCTTCTTCTTCATAAACCATATTAAACATGAGTGCTTCTACAATGCAACCATGGGACAGCTACATCAAAGTTAAAAGCCAAGATCTGCAAATAGAGAAGCTCAAATAGAAACCTTATGTAAATGTAGAAATGTTATGCAAAGCAGCTGGCTCTTTCAGAGATGCTCAGCCTTTACAGTTCCAGCTGATGTCAGTGGAATTTGCGGAAGAGAAGCATTTGGCATGCCTGAAAGTCATGTATCTAACCAGAATCTTCACTACCGGTTTCTATATTTGAAGATACTGGCCATGcttcaaatacttttaaagtaaCATAACAAACCTACTACATGCTTTTTAGAGCAAATATATAATCTAGGAACAGTTTTAGAAATATAGACCTTTTATTCATGTTGTTTCATCAGGAACAATAAGTTTTGTTATCATCTACCTTCTGCTGGCAGAATCAGTCAGAAGTCCAATTTTCAAATATCTGGAGCCTTTCTGCTTTACTTTTGTTCCTTCCAATTGCCCTGCATAAAGCCATCATGGGTTATGTTGCAGAGCATCTACTGCAGATGGAAGCCCCTCCTGAGTACAGTGGCTGTATATTATAAAAATCTCACAGTTCTTGTAACTATAGCTGCAGCACATTGTAAGTAAACAGGCACCTACTGAGCATGGCAGCTGTCAGCTTAAGTGACAATTAAGTGACAATTTTCTTCCACATCCATCTGTTCATGCTGtgcttattctttcttcctgtttagTAACCAGTTACTTGTTGGCAGAACAACATCAAAGAGGCACAGAGTATAGTGCCTTAGTAAACTAGGTGCATGCAAATACTGCAAATCTACCGACAAATCAGTTTTCTGATTAATGGAACACAGTCTTTTTTCAAGGAACAGCCCCCTCAGCTAGTTTCCTACGTGTCAATGCAGTTGCTCAGCTCCTCTTCAGTTCTACAAAGCCAGGTTTTGGCTTCTGCAGATGGCCCATCTATGTTTTTTATAACAACCACACAGAGTAAAAATGTTGCTAATATAATTGACCAGAATTGCCGCAGGAGGGGGtcctttctgtgttttaagGTATAGAAAATTCCTCGTTCCTAGAAATGGAGACTGTATTGCTTATTCATGTCGTAGGGAATATGGTGGACAAGAATCAGATATAGTCTGAGAGCAGACAACGAACGAATCATGTCACGATTTGGCAAATAGAGCACTGTGATCAGTCCTATAACTCTGCAgaactctttcttcttcctgctgaCAGGTTTCAAGCTCATGCAGTAACCAATCTTcgaatcatttattttctgtggagCATCGTCTCTGGAGTTCTCCAAGAAATTGCTATGAAAGATAATTTTTCTCAAGAGCTAAATGATTTCCTTACTGGAAACCAGAACTTCAGCATTAAAGAGTTCACAAGGGAAAATGGGTTTTATCTCAACAGGAGCACATTGCTAGAATGTGAATTTTTTGGAAAGCCGTGTTACCCagaggtaaatatttttcctttttactagAGCAGTAGCATGGAGGGGAAAGGGGATATATTTTTGTCACTCAACTTTAGACAGCTAATTTGGTCAGCTGCTTTCCCTGATTTCCTTTGCATAAATAGAGAGAAAAGCTCATCACCCTGCAGAGACTGCCTGAGCTGTAAAGTGGGATTTCAATCTAAATTGCTCTCTACCTACCTATTGTCTCTTCTGCATAAACGTCAGCCCTTATAAACTGCAATGCCTCCAGGCTTTATCcagcagcattttctgtaaATGGCCTATAACTAAGATCAGTTTGAATGGAGTTTTTGCAAAACACAATTGCATGGTTGCACTCAGttaatggaattatttttgttctttagaaGTCTAGAATAGTTAATTGTATGCAGAACctacaagatttttaaaatgtggaatTGAATACAGCCCATCTTTGGGAATTTTGGACAATAACCAAAAACCAGGATCCTCCCATTTTTACATCTGTTCTTACATAAAGTATTTTCCAACTCAAACAGAacaagtaaacagaaaaatcaggttTATATTCTTTTCGGTTAATCCAAACTTTAAACATGCTGTCCTGTCTAAAATTAGGCTTTGATGAGTTCCCTTAACTGAAAAGATACATTAGTACCTAATGGCTAAAACTTTAAAGCAGTCAGATGCAATTATATTagcaaatgttttcagttaaatatcCAGGTGTTTTTTGGTGCAGGTATTGTACATCTTGCACTTTCATCTACAATATGACAATTCCTTTTGAAATGAAGTCTTCACTAAACATCtactgaagaaattaaacaagTTGTTTTCCACTATATAATTTCTATAGAATGTAACAGGtataaaaaagcagaacaggatCTCATTAAATGATTCTGAACAGCCTAGAGCTATTAATAAACAATTTGAAATTATCCTTTAGATTTCTAGAGTTCCATTCTTACAGAAAGGCATGAAATCCTTTTGAAATTTCCATCAGTTACCACTTTTCTAAATgtaacatttcttcctttgaaaaaaaaaaaaaaaaaccacatatCTTACACTATGACTCACTAATGTAATTTTAAGTGATCTTCCCGTATTTTATTCTTCCCTATATTCCTTTTTTGAAGGATTTTGAACACGTTTTCACTGAATATGGAAACTGCTTTACTTTTAATCACAATGATCttccagaaaagagaagagtgagTGTATCTGGACGAGGTTTAAGTTTACTTTTTGATGTCAAACAGGTATAGTCATCCTAATAATTCTATGCATGTGGTAGTTTATAGATTAGTAGATTTTTACACATGCCTACAGAATTTCATGTGCAGACTTCTATTTCAAGACTATTTCTTTCCGATTGAGAGGGGATTTTAGAGGAAAGATACAATTCTAGTTTAAAAATTTGAGATGAATATTGACTCTGTACTCAGCtaaattctgctgaaaattGCAAATGAGtgtaaaaatagcaataatacAACTCACTTATAATTGAAACACATCATTAGagctgtaaaataatttaatgtaagtgcttcaggaaaacatcatttaattttaaataaaggcCAAGTAGAGAAGATCACATGGAGCCAATTTCTACCTACCAAATGTTGGTTTCGGTAGCAGCTCTAAGTACTTGATGCCAGCTAAGATCTGATCTTGGCACTGCAAGTAGCTTCTCATGTTATTAAGATTGTCTTTGAccaacagaaaacacagacaaTTCAGGGAATATCACCTATGAGTTTAGGGAAGAAAACTAAGATCTAGAGTGGTAAAATGAGTCATTCAGTTTGACTCTCTAGGAATCATAAGAGACAGGAGTGACAGGTTCTGCAGGTGGTAATGGAAAGTCCGCTGAAACATGAGAGAGACCTGCAAGTAAAAGGAATAGATCTCCAAGTTATGAATCATCGTTGGTCTAtgccttctttcttttgaaGGTGGAAGataacagaaggaagaaaaaagccaacagtttaaaataattagaaggAAATCCAACTAGGAATGCAACAAAGGAAATTCAAGTCAGTTTGGTTTTACACCCTTCTCTAAATTGCCAAAGATGTAACTGGagattttaaatcagaaaaacaaaacaaacaaacaaaaaaacagcattgTACCCTTTTAAATATAGCTAAAGCCTCAGATGATAAACAAAGAcaatgcaattttaaataattctttttgtaTCAGGCGCAATTCACTGATGACCCTTCCCTTGGTTATATTGATGCTGGTATAACTTATGTTATCCATTCACCCAAAGATCTTCCACGCTTTGATGGTTTAGGTTTATCAACACCAGTTGGCATGCATGCACAGGTCGCAATCCGCCAGCTGAAGGTAAGGATTTTCTCCATCAGGCAGTAAGTAAAGACTTTCTCTTATTCTATTCTGAAGTAGGGTGATTATTGAGAgattttggaaattaaaatatttataccaCAGTCACTCCTGAGAATAACATTTTCTCCAGCtaaattactgctttttccCAGATATCAGTGGTCTTCATAATCTGTTT is a window encoding:
- the ASIC5 gene encoding acid-sensing ion channel 5, whose translation is MEQLGRFIRLNAKGLLEKTRLYLIKKLLPYLEDRKKYHQEFASSTSFHGVHNIVQTQSKTRKVLWLLVVMGSLAIVIWQICNRFIYYFSWPTTTSVNVQYVENVEFPAVTFCNLNRFQAHAVTNLRIIYFLWSIVSGVLQEIAMKDNFSQELNDFLTGNQNFSIKEFTRENGFYLNRSTLLECEFFGKPCYPEDFEHVFTEYGNCFTFNHNDLPEKRRVSVSGRGLSLLFDVKQAQFTDDPSLGYIDAGITYVIHSPKDLPRFDGLGLSTPVGMHAQVAIRQLKTIIQEYPWGECKPDIKLQHHKIYSTYGCLQECKARYIQDWCGCLPFILPGNGTECDIQKFYSCVYPALYEIELEGLCTVGTHNSTCPVPCEETDYPTTVTYSSFAGEKAVRFISTKLKKSPEYIRQNLVHIDIKYHDLNYKMTQQQKALTVPELLADVGGQLGLFCGASMITIIELLEYIFTNFCWMCIFLLLKAPEMPQWNIPAQNQPTHKEEKKGIQEC